Proteins encoded within one genomic window of Fragaria vesca subsp. vesca linkage group LG1, FraVesHawaii_1.0, whole genome shotgun sequence:
- the LOC101310166 gene encoding RNA polymerase-associated protein CTR9 homolog, translating into MASVYIPVQNSEEEVRVALDQLPRDASDILDILKAEQAPLDLWLIIAREYFKQGKLEQFRQILEEGSSPEIDEYYADVRYERIAILNALGAYYSYLGKIETKQREKEEHFILATQFYNKASRIDIHEPSTWVGKGQLLLAKGEVDQAFNAFKIVLDGDRDNVPSLLGQACVEFNRGQFSDSLELYKRALQVNPDCPAAVRLGIGLCRYKMGQFEKAWQAFHRVLELDPENVEALVALAILDLHTNAAAGIRKGMEKMQRAFELYPYCAMALNYLANHFFYTGQHFLVEQLTETALAVTNHGPTKSHSYYNLARSYHSKGDYDKAGVYYMASVKEISKPQEFIFPYYVNLARLLEQLHNTETAAIFYRLILFKYPDYVDAYLRLAALAKARNNLQLSIELVNDALKVNNKSPNALLMLGDLELKNDDWVKAKETFRAASEATEGKDSYATLSLGNWNYFAAIRNEKRNPKLEATHLEKSKELYTKVLAQHSANLYAANGAGVVFAEKGHFDVSKDIFTQVQEAASGNIFVQMPDVWINLAHVYFAQGNFPLAVKMYQNCLRKFFNNTDSQILLYIARTQYEAEQWQDCKKTLMRAIHLAPSNYTLRFDAGVVMQKFSASTLQKSKKSVDEVRSTVAELENAVRLFKQLSAASSLHFHGFDEKKIDTHVEYCSHLLEAARVHLTAAEHEEQKIRQKQELARQMAIAEEARRKAEEQRKFQLERRMQEDELKRVKQQEEHFERIKEQWKSSTSGSKRRPSDIIDDEGGHSEKRRRKGGKKRRKDKHSRSRYETEEAEAEQMDYQEAPENEDADTHYRESGHMNEQDDEENAQNPLEAVGLEDSDVEDEAAPAGRRRRAWSESDDDEEQQERQPESSPRRENSADVQSDGEGDKPNGDLDDEE; encoded by the exons ATGGCGTCAGTTTATATTCCGGTGCAGAATTCCGAGGAGGAAGTTAGGGTTGCTCTCGATCAGCTTCCCAGGGACGCTTCTGATATCCTTGATATTCTCAAGGCTGAGCAAGCTCCTCTCGATCTCTGGCTCATTATCGCG AGAGAGTACTTCAAGCAAGGGAAGCTAGAACAGTTTCGACAGATTTTGGAGGAAGGTTCGAGTCCTG AGATTGATGAGTATTATGCGGATGTTCGATACGAGAGGATTGCTATCTTGAATGCGTTGGGAGCCTATTACAGCTACCTTGGAAAGATTGAGACCAAGCAGAGAGAAAAGGAGGAGCATTTCATATTAGCGACACAGTTCTACAACAAAGCATCGAGAATCGACATTCATGAGCCTTCTACATGGGTTGGGAAAG GTCAACTTTTACTGGCTAAGGGTGAAGTAGACCAGGCGTTCAATGCGTTCAAGATTGTATTAGATGGAGACCGTGATAATGTCCCTTCCCTTTTGGGTCAG GCATGCGTTGAGTTTAATCGTGGGCAATTTTCTGATTCATTGGAGCTGTACAAG AGAGCCCTACAAGTGAATCCTGATTGTCCTGCGGCTGTGAGACTTGGCATCGGTCTCTGTCGTTACAAAATGGGTCAATTTGAAAAAGCTTGGCAGGCATTTCATCGGGTTTTAGAG TTAGATCCCGAAAATGTTGAGGCTCTTGTTGCTCTTGCAATTTTGGATTTGCATACCAATGCAG CTGCTGGGATAAGGAAAGGAATGGAAAAAATGCAGAGAGCTTTTGAGCTATATCCTTATTGTGCAATGGCCTTAAATTATCTGGCAAACCATTTTTTCTACACTGGTCAGCACTTTTTAGTTGAGCAACTTACTGAGACCGCACTTGCTGTCACCAACCATGGACCAACAAAGTCGCATTCCTACTACAATTTAGCACGATCTTACCATAGCAAG GGGGACTATGATAAGGCAGGAGTGTACTACATGGCATCCGTCAAGGAAATCAGTAAACCCCAAGAATTCATATTTCCTTACTATG TTAACCTTGCAAGACTACTTGAGCAATTACATAACACTGAAACGGCAGCCATATTTTACCGTTTGATTTTGTTCAAG TATCCAGACTATGTAGATGCTTATCTGAGGCTCGCTGCCCTTGCAAAAGCTCGAAATAATTTACAACTAAGCATTGAACTG GTTAATGATGCACTGAAGGTGAATAACAAGTCCCCAAATGCATTATTAATGCTTGGTGACTTGGAATTAAAAAATGATGACTGGGTTAAGGCAAAAGAGACCTTTCGGGCTGCTAGTGAAGCAACTGAGGGAAAGGATTCTTATGCCACTCTTTCTCTG GGAAACTGGAATTATTTTGCGGCAATTCGCAATGAGAAAAGAAATCCCAAGTTGGAAGCTACACATCTCGAAAAATCGAAAGAACTCTACACTAAA GTCCTGGCTCAACATTCTGCTAATTTATATGCTGCCAATGGTGCTGGAGTGGTCTTTGCAGAGAAGGGTCACTTTGATGTTTCTAAAGACATTTTTACACAA GTTCAAGAAGCTGCCAGTGGGAACATTTTTGTTCAGATGCCTGATGTATGGATAAATTTGGCACATGTTTATTTTGCTCAAGGCAATTTTCCCCTGGCTGTGAAAATG TATCAAAATTGCTTGAGGAAGTTCTTTAACAACACGGACTCCCAGATCCTACTGTATATTGCTCGTACACAGTATGAAGCGGAGCAGTGGCAAGACTGCAAGAAAACTTTAATGAGAGCCATTCATTTGGCACCTTCAAACTACACATTGAGGTTTGATGCAGGTGTTGTAATGCAGAAGTTCTCAGCTTCAACCTTACAAAAGTCAAAGAAATCTGTGGATGAG GTCCGGTCAACAGTTGCCGAGCTCGAAAATGCTGTTCGTTTATTTAAACAACTGTCTGCTGCTTCCAGCCTTCACTTTCATGGGTTTGATGAGAAAAAGATTGACACTCATGTTGAGTATTGCAGCCACTTGCTTGAGGCTGCAAGAGTTCATTTAACAGCAGCTGAGCATGAAGAGCAGAAGATTCGACAGAAACAAGAACTTGCTCGTCAGATGGCAATTGCTGAGGAAGCCCGTCGTAAGGCTGAAGAACAGAGGAAGTTCCAG TTGGAGAGGAGAATGCAAGAGGACGAACTAAAGCGAGTGAAACAACAGGAGGAGCATTTTGAGCGCATAAAG GAGCAATGGAAAAGTAGTACATCTGGTTCCAAGAGAAGGCCTTCAGATATAATTGATGATGAGGGTGGGCATAGTGAAAAGAGAAGGAGAAAAGGTGGAAAGAAGAGAAGGAAGGACAAGCACTCAAGGTCTCGTTATGAGACGGAGGAAGCAGAAGCTGAGCAGATGGACTATCAGGAAGCACCAGAAAATGAAGATGCTGACACACACTACAGGGAATCTGGTCATATGAATGAGCAGGATGACGAAGAGAATGCTCAAAATCCTCTTGAAGCAGTTGGCCTAGAAGATTCTGATGTTGAGGATGAG GCTGCACCAGCTGGTCGACGGAGGCGAGCATGGTCAGAATCTGATGATGATGAGGAGCAACAAGAGAGGCAGCCGGAGTCCAGTCCTAGGAGAGAAAATTCTGCAGATGTTCAGAGTGACGGAGAAGGTGATAAGCCAAATGGGGATCTTGATGATGAGGAGTAA